AATTGGGCTTTAGGTGGGGGTCTTGCGGCAAAAATAGCGTGCTGCATTTCAATTGGCGTCTTCTACAGTTGCCGGTCTTTCTCGTGGATTACGTAGTTGCCCATGAACTCGTACATCTTCACGAGCGAAATCACACTCCGACATTCTGGCAAATACTGGGCCGAGTGCTTCCTGATTGGAAGGAACGTAAAGATGCGCTAAGCCATCGGAGCGCTGAAATGCTCTGGTGTACTGACAGTGATGAGGCAAATACAAGGATCGAGGAGTAGAAATGTTATGTCCGTGAAGGCTGCCGCCACTGAGGTGCTGAAAAAGGCAAAAACCCCGCTGCACGCTAAAGCAATTGCTGAGCAGATCATCGCTGCTGGGCTCTGGACCTCTGATGGCAAGACGCCTGAAGCCACCGTGAGCGCCAGTCTGTATTCGGACATCAAGAA
This genomic stretch from Sulfuricurvum sp. IAE1 harbors:
- a CDS encoding M48 family metallopeptidase, with protein sequence MGFRWGSCGKNSVLHFNWRLLQLPVFLVDYVVAHELVHLHERNHTPTFWQILGRVLPDWKERKDALSHRSAEMLWCTDSDEANTRIEE